From Aliarcobacter butzleri, the proteins below share one genomic window:
- a CDS encoding ketopantoate reductase family protein: MNIVVIGAGGVGVFYGVLFHKLGHNVKFVARGKNLEYLKKNKIKLTHSTFSLNEKIEALSIEELMQLNPKDIDIIFLATKSMSTENISLKLEEWTKNKKEIPYFISLQNGVENEDIMCKHYNKEFVIGGLTRLIAAHTITLGHVESTGEVQTILGTMYPTKQNQKFLENLKKELDKTDTTTFLSPNIKLELWNKLIINNGLNAICALLGEKTGILINHKKVSKLIYGLMSETALASKVAGVDITKENVDKMFELMTKFESIKPSMLIDLEKNRDLELEDICGVVIKNCEKQGLDAPYTRAVSTILEFSYNKQRKKQ; the protein is encoded by the coding sequence ATGAATATAGTTGTAATAGGCGCTGGTGGAGTTGGAGTATTTTATGGAGTATTATTTCATAAATTAGGACATAATGTAAAATTTGTAGCTCGTGGTAAAAATCTTGAATACTTAAAAAAGAATAAAATAAAATTAACACATTCAACATTTAGTTTAAATGAAAAAATTGAGGCTTTAAGTATAGAAGAGCTTATGCAATTAAATCCAAAAGATATAGATATTATTTTTTTAGCAACAAAATCTATGAGTACAGAAAACATCTCTTTAAAATTAGAAGAGTGGACAAAAAATAAAAAAGAGATACCATATTTTATCTCTTTACAAAATGGTGTTGAAAATGAAGATATTATGTGCAAACATTATAATAAAGAGTTTGTAATTGGTGGATTAACAAGACTTATTGCAGCTCATACAATAACTTTAGGTCATGTGGAATCAACAGGAGAAGTTCAAACTATTTTAGGAACAATGTATCCAACTAAACAAAATCAAAAGTTTTTAGAAAATCTAAAAAAAGAGCTTGATAAAACTGATACAACTACATTTTTAAGTCCAAATATTAAACTTGAACTTTGGAATAAACTTATTATTAACAATGGTCTAAATGCAATTTGTGCACTTTTAGGTGAGAAAACAGGTATTTTAATAAATCATAAAAAAGTTTCAAAACTAATTTATGGACTTATGAGTGAAACCGCACTAGCTTCAAAAGTTGCAGGTGTTGATATAACTAAAGAGAATGTAGATAAGATGTTTGAACTTATGACAAAGTTTGAATCAATTAAACCTTCAATGTTGATTGATTTGGAAAAAAATAGAGATTTAGAACTTGAAGACATTTGTGGAGTTGTTATAAAAAACTGTGAAAAACAAGGTTTAGATGCTCCATATACAAGAGCAGTTTCAACTATTTTAGAGTTTTCTTATAATAAACAAAGAAAAAAACAATGA
- a CDS encoding cytochrome-c peroxidase: MKLAITLSILLGASSLFATSLVQKAKDSGLEAIPAQKAQLMKLIDDPKDPITREKVDLGKKLYFDPRLSKSGIISCNTCHNLGLGGADGIPVAIGHGWTANPHHLNSPTVYNSVFFKAQFWDGRSPHLADQAQGPIQAGPEMAAPPALVEQRINSIPEYVAEFKKAYGNDVKIDFEKITSSIATFEKTLVTPSKFDEFLNGNTKALSNEEKEGLNLFIDKGCVSCHNGIALGGTMQPFEVASKYKFTNVGDFKGDANGMVKAPTLRNITETAPYFHNGQIWSLNEAVKEMGSIQLGIDISDNDAAKIVTFLKTLKGKKPAISYPQLPESTLDTEKPSFN; encoded by the coding sequence ATGAAATTAGCAATCACGTTATCAATATTATTAGGTGCAAGTTCTTTATTTGCAACTTCATTGGTACAAAAAGCAAAAGATAGTGGTTTAGAAGCAATTCCTGCTCAAAAAGCACAATTGATGAAATTAATTGATGATCCAAAAGATCCAATCACAAGAGAAAAAGTAGATTTAGGGAAAAAATTATACTTTGATCCAAGACTTTCAAAAAGTGGAATTATTTCATGTAATACATGTCATAACTTAGGTTTAGGTGGAGCAGATGGAATTCCTGTTGCAATAGGTCATGGTTGGACAGCAAATCCACACCATTTAAACTCTCCAACAGTTTATAACTCAGTATTTTTCAAAGCACAATTTTGGGATGGAAGAAGTCCTCATTTAGCAGATCAAGCACAAGGTCCAATTCAAGCAGGTCCAGAAATGGCTGCACCTCCAGCACTTGTTGAACAAAGAATCAACTCTATTCCAGAATACGTTGCTGAATTTAAAAAAGCTTATGGAAATGATGTAAAAATTGATTTTGAAAAAATCACTTCATCTATTGCAACTTTTGAAAAAACTTTAGTTACTCCTTCAAAATTTGATGAATTCTTAAATGGAAATACAAAAGCTTTATCAAATGAAGAAAAAGAAGGATTAAATTTATTTATAGATAAAGGTTGTGTAAGTTGTCACAATGGTATAGCTTTAGGTGGAACGATGCAACCATTTGAAGTTGCTTCAAAATATAAATTTACAAATGTTGGAGATTTTAAAGGTGATGCAAATGGTATGGTTAAAGCTCCAACTTTAAGAAATATAACAGAAACAGCACCATATTTCCATAATGGACAAATTTGGTCACTTAACGAAGCAGTAAAAGAGATGGGTTCAATTCAATTAGGTATTGATATTTCTGATAATGATGCAGCAAAAATTGTAACATTTTTGAAAACATTAAAAGGTAAAAAACCAGCAATCTCTTATCCACAACTTCCAGAATCAACTCTTGATACTGAAAAGCCATCATTTAACTAA
- the maf gene encoding septum formation inhibitor Maf codes for MIRLGSNSPTRALILKSFGIDFIQNGGDFDEDSIKTTNPKSFCYEATLGKFKELYKKYGVEDMPLLVADSVVTCEGKLLRKAKDYDDAKAMLELQSGNKTSVITCMIYKSKEKEFIDISITSYEFAKFDEVDMKNYLNSGECFGKAGAIMVEGFCKPYIKNVIGYESTAMGLCVEKLKMFL; via the coding sequence TTGATAAGACTTGGTTCAAATTCACCAACTCGTGCACTAATTTTAAAAAGTTTTGGAATAGATTTTATTCAAAATGGTGGAGACTTTGATGAAGATAGTATAAAAACAACAAATCCAAAATCATTTTGTTATGAAGCAACCTTAGGAAAATTCAAAGAACTTTATAAAAAATATGGAGTTGAAGATATGCCTCTTTTAGTTGCAGATAGTGTTGTAACTTGTGAAGGAAAACTTTTAAGAAAAGCGAAAGATTATGATGATGCTAAAGCTATGTTAGAGCTTCAAAGTGGAAATAAAACTTCGGTTATTACTTGTATGATTTACAAATCAAAAGAGAAAGAATTTATTGATATTTCTATTACAAGTTATGAATTTGCGAAGTTTGATGAAGTTGATATGAAAAACTATTTAAATAGTGGTGAGTGTTTTGGAAAAGCTGGAGCAATAATGGTTGAAGGATTTTGTAAGCCATATATAAAAAATGTTATTGGATATGAAAGTACAGCTATGGGACTTTGTGTAGAAAAGTTAAAAATGTTTTTATAA
- the hisC gene encoding histidinol-phosphate transaminase, giving the protein MRFNEVLKDVSTYEAGKPIELVVREYGIDSKDVIKLASNENPYGTSPKVIAKIQELAKNMCLYPDDSMYELKDALAKKYNLESSNIIIGSGSDQILEFCIHAKCKKDSKILMAKTTFAMYEIYGKHVGAEIIKTNSEQHNLEEFSELYKKHGADIIFLCIPNNPLGECLDKNDVYEFLKTIDKNTLVVVDGAYQEYAAFKDEKKRICPKDLIDTFPNAIYLGTFSKAYSLGGMRVGYGFAQNEIIQNLYKIRAPFNITTLSLAAAIEALKDEEFVNDCISKNFEEMKRYEEYVTKKGFEYIPSYTNFITIKFGDKYVSKEVAQKLLERGMIVRDLTSYKQNAIRVTIGKPEQNTKLFQLLDEVLQNL; this is encoded by the coding sequence ATGAGATTTAATGAAGTATTAAAAGATGTTTCAACATATGAAGCAGGAAAACCAATAGAATTAGTAGTAAGAGAGTATGGAATAGATTCAAAAGATGTAATAAAATTAGCTTCAAATGAAAATCCATATGGAACAAGCCCAAAAGTTATTGCAAAAATTCAAGAATTAGCTAAAAATATGTGTTTATATCCAGATGATTCTATGTATGAATTAAAAGATGCTTTGGCTAAAAAATATAATTTAGAAAGCTCTAATATAATCATTGGTTCAGGAAGTGACCAAATACTAGAGTTTTGTATTCATGCAAAATGTAAAAAAGATTCGAAAATACTTATGGCAAAAACAACTTTTGCAATGTATGAAATCTATGGAAAACATGTTGGTGCAGAAATTATAAAAACAAACTCAGAACAACATAACCTTGAAGAGTTTTCAGAACTATATAAAAAACATGGTGCAGATATAATCTTCTTGTGTATTCCAAATAATCCATTAGGTGAATGTTTAGATAAAAATGATGTTTATGAGTTTTTAAAAACTATTGATAAAAATACTTTAGTTGTAGTTGATGGTGCTTACCAAGAATATGCAGCATTTAAAGATGAGAAAAAAAGAATTTGTCCAAAAGATTTAATAGATACTTTCCCAAATGCTATATACCTTGGAACATTTTCAAAAGCTTATTCTCTTGGTGGAATGAGAGTTGGTTATGGATTTGCACAAAATGAAATTATCCAAAACCTGTATAAAATAAGAGCTCCATTTAATATAACAACTTTGAGTTTAGCAGCAGCAATAGAAGCACTAAAAGATGAAGAGTTTGTAAATGATTGTATTTCTAAAAACTTTGAAGAGATGAAAAGATATGAAGAGTATGTAACAAAAAAAGGTTTTGAATATATACCTTCATATACAAACTTTATTACAATAAAATTTGGTGATAAATATGTGTCAAAAGAAGTAGCACAAAAACTATTAGAACGTGGTATGATAGTAAGAGATTTGACAAGTTATAAACAAAATGCAATAAGAGTTACAATAGGGAAACCTGAACAAAATACAAAATTATTTCAATTATTAGATGAAGTATTACAAAATTTATAA
- the dxs gene encoding 1-deoxy-D-xylulose-5-phosphate synthase, with product MDIKDKSLKELEELSSQIRERIIDVVSRKGGHFSSTLGAVELTLGMHYVFDAYSDPFIFDVSHQCYPHKLLTSRWDEFETIRQFGGLSGFTKPKESPADYFVAGHSSTSISLAVGAAKSIKLKKENKVPIVMIGDGSMSAGMVYEALNELGDLKLPVVIILNDNEMSIAKPIGAISKYLSKILAGKYYQSFKSKVDKFIRKNMPEGTTYLAKRFEEAFKLITPGILFEEMGIDYIGPIDGHDLKEVIETLQIAKAMQKPVIVHAHTIKGKGYKIAEGQHEEWHGVGPFNIEDGEFIKKEAPKSATAVFSDALLNLACKYENVVGVTAAMPSGTGINKLMDEFPERFWDVAIAEQHAITSMAAMAKEGFKPFITIYSTFLQRGFDQIIHDVCLMNLPVVFAMDRAGIVGNDGETHQGAFDISFLRFIPNMVLFAPRDNETLEQSLEFAYNLNNPCAIRYPRGAFKKLNFVPTPFVLGKAEILKTGISNKLFIGYGAGVSRAIDTEALHNEDITVVDLRFVKPLDKNLLLELSKKYNDWYIFSDSQKQSGVGSAILEFLNDEKIHNVQLTSFEYNDKFIEHGDTKLVEQSLGLLPEQLVQKIK from the coding sequence ATGGATATAAAAGATAAATCACTAAAAGAGTTAGAAGAACTTTCTTCCCAAATTAGAGAGAGAATAATCGATGTTGTATCAAGAAAAGGTGGACATTTTTCATCTACTCTTGGTGCAGTTGAACTAACACTTGGAATGCACTATGTATTTGACGCTTATAGTGATCCTTTTATTTTCGATGTATCTCATCAATGTTATCCTCATAAACTTCTTACTTCTCGTTGGGATGAATTTGAAACAATAAGACAATTTGGTGGACTTAGTGGTTTTACAAAACCAAAAGAAAGTCCTGCTGATTATTTTGTAGCAGGACATAGTTCAACTTCTATTTCACTTGCAGTTGGTGCAGCAAAATCAATAAAACTAAAAAAAGAAAATAAAGTTCCAATAGTTATGATTGGTGATGGTTCTATGAGTGCAGGAATGGTTTATGAAGCACTAAATGAACTTGGAGATTTAAAACTTCCTGTTGTAATTATCTTAAATGATAATGAGATGAGTATTGCAAAACCAATTGGTGCTATTTCAAAATATTTATCTAAAATTTTAGCTGGTAAATATTATCAAAGTTTTAAATCAAAAGTTGATAAATTTATAAGAAAAAATATGCCAGAAGGTACAACATATCTAGCAAAAAGATTTGAAGAGGCATTTAAACTTATAACTCCTGGTATTTTATTTGAAGAGATGGGAATTGACTATATTGGTCCTATTGATGGACATGATTTAAAAGAAGTTATTGAAACTTTACAAATAGCAAAAGCTATGCAAAAACCAGTAATTGTACATGCTCACACAATAAAAGGTAAAGGTTATAAAATAGCAGAAGGTCAACATGAAGAGTGGCATGGAGTGGGACCATTTAATATTGAAGATGGCGAATTTATAAAAAAAGAAGCTCCAAAATCTGCAACTGCAGTATTTTCAGATGCCCTTTTAAACTTAGCCTGTAAATATGAAAATGTAGTAGGAGTAACTGCTGCAATGCCAAGTGGTACAGGAATAAATAAACTTATGGATGAATTTCCTGAAAGATTTTGGGATGTTGCAATTGCTGAACAACACGCAATTACTTCAATGGCAGCAATGGCAAAAGAAGGATTTAAACCATTTATCACTATTTATTCTACATTCTTACAAAGAGGTTTTGATCAAATTATACATGATGTTTGTTTGATGAATTTACCTGTAGTTTTTGCGATGGACAGAGCAGGAATTGTTGGAAATGATGGAGAAACACATCAAGGTGCATTTGATATTTCATTTTTAAGATTTATCCCAAATATGGTTTTATTTGCTCCAAGAGATAATGAAACTTTAGAACAATCTTTAGAATTTGCATATAATTTAAATAATCCTTGTGCTATTAGATATCCAAGAGGAGCTTTTAAAAAATTAAATTTTGTCCCTACTCCTTTTGTTTTAGGAAAAGCTGAAATATTAAAAACAGGAATATCAAATAAATTATTCATTGGTTATGGAGCAGGAGTATCAAGAGCAATCGATACAGAAGCTTTGCATAATGAAGATATAACAGTTGTAGATTTAAGATTTGTAAAACCTTTAGATAAAAATTTATTACTAGAACTCTCTAAAAAATATAATGATTGGTATATTTTCAGTGATTCACAAAAACAAAGTGGTGTTGGAAGTGCTATTTTAGAATTTCTAAATGATGAAAAAATACACAATGTTCAACTAACTTCTTTTGAATATAATGATAAATTTATAGAACATGGTGATACAAAACTTGTAGAACAAAGTCTAGGTTTACTTCCTGAACAATTAGTTCAAAAAATAAAATAA